The following are encoded together in the Anaerostipes caccae L1-92 genome:
- a CDS encoding PTS sugar transporter subunit IIA produces MTDIIVATHGGLAEGMIDALELMIGKQENIWFLGLRHEDSIDTFIKRVDSFAADTDHDILFMTDLLGASPYNAAAQAIHHNRDKHVICVSGINLSMLVEAALKRNDMKLDELADYLVETGKQGIAKLSLNMERGGTL; encoded by the coding sequence ATGACAGACATTATAGTGGCGACACACGGGGGACTTGCAGAAGGTATGATCGATGCATTGGAACTTATGATAGGGAAGCAGGAAAATATATGGTTTCTTGGATTGCGGCATGAGGACAGTATTGATACTTTTATCAAAAGGGTCGATTCTTTTGCCGCGGACACAGATCACGATATCTTATTCATGACAGACTTATTAGGAGCCAGCCCATACAATGCCGCAGCCCAGGCGATTCATCATAACAGGGATAAACATGTTATCTGTGTGTCGGGAATTAATCTATCTATGCTGGTGGAAGCAGCTTTGAAAAGAAACGATATGAAATTGGATGAGCTGGCAGATTATCTTGTTGAGACCGGAAAACAGGGAATTGCCAAATTATCATTAAATATGGAGAGAGGAGGGACATTATGA